One Kiritimatiellia bacterium genomic region harbors:
- a CDS encoding CsgG/HfaB family protein — translation MQKNAFITGLAVSAAACFIGASGGSVFAADKTGGNLRYSISVSKFQNKAGWSGRWDVGDGFGSIMTDALQASGKFVVLGEKDMRKEAMDEQDLAASGRTAGGKKAPQTGRMTPAQLLVKGDITHVQDSTTGGGGGVSLYGFRVGGSKDRAEINATIYIIDSATGQVKASTKVVGKAGRKGLNIGYSGSHFGGDLGGFMKDNVGKACEDAVAQAVEFLEKQLEKIPWEGTVLKTGDKILINRGSREGVEEGIVFAVGETETITDDDTGEVLDTEIKEVGKIKAVKVKEKITYCEALEGGGKIKAAMSVQPEK, via the coding sequence GTCTGTTTTTGCGGCGGACAAGACCGGCGGCAACTTGCGTTACAGCATCAGTGTTTCCAAGTTCCAAAACAAGGCCGGCTGGTCCGGACGCTGGGACGTGGGCGACGGTTTCGGCTCAATCATGACCGACGCTCTGCAGGCTTCCGGAAAATTCGTCGTGCTTGGCGAAAAGGATATGCGCAAGGAAGCCATGGATGAACAGGATCTCGCCGCCAGCGGCCGGACCGCCGGCGGAAAAAAGGCTCCCCAAACCGGCCGGATGACCCCGGCCCAGCTGCTGGTCAAGGGTGATATCACCCACGTGCAGGACAGCACCACCGGCGGGGGCGGGGGTGTTTCGCTGTACGGATTCAGGGTCGGCGGGTCCAAGGACCGCGCGGAAATCAATGCCACCATTTATATCATTGATTCCGCCACCGGCCAGGTTAAGGCTTCCACCAAGGTCGTCGGCAAGGCCGGGCGCAAGGGGCTTAATATCGGCTATAGCGGTTCCCATTTCGGCGGCGATTTGGGCGGGTTTATGAAGGATAACGTTGGCAAAGCCTGCGAGGACGCCGTGGCCCAGGCCGTTGAATTTCTTGAAAAACAACTTGAAAAAATTCCCTGGGAAGGCACGGTTCTCAAGACCGGCGATAAAATCCTGATCAACCGCGGCAGCCGCGAAGGGGTGGAGGAGGGGATCGTGTTCGCGGTCGGCGAAACGGAAACGATCACCGATGATGACACCGGTGAAGTGCTGGATACGGAAATCAAAGAGGTTGGTAAAATCAAGGCCGTGAAGGTCAAGGAAAAAATCACCTATTGCGAGGCCCTGGAAGGCGGCGGTAAAATCAAGGCCGCCATGTCCGTCCAGCCGGAAAAATAA